The genome window CGGATGATCGGCGCCGACGGCGCTCAGTTGGGGATCATGAACACCGTGGACGCTCTGAACCAGGCACGCGAGGCGGGCTTGGATCTCGTCGAAGTTTCTCCGAACGAGAAGCCCCCGGTCGTCCGTGTGATGGACTTCGGCAAGTTCAACTACCAGAAAAACAAGCGCAAGAATAAGAACGTCACGCACCAGCAGCGGCTCAAAGAGATTCGTGTCCGCCCGCAAACCGGGGCCCACGACATCGACATTCGCGTGAAGCAGGCCCGCGGGTTCTTGGAAGAACGGGATAAGGTGTTGGTGACGCTGACCTTCCGGGGTCGCGAACTGGCCCACATTCAAGAAGGCCAAAAGATTCTCGACGGGATCGTTTTGCAACTGGCGGACGTCGCTAGCGTCGAGGCCCCCTCGATGCGTCAGGCGAAGCGTTTGACCTGCATTTTGGCCCCGAAATAGCCCCCTGAGCGGAATGCATCGGCCTGGCCCGGCGGTTGGCGGCTGCCGATCGATTTTGGATCGGCGGGGGCTCCCGAAAGGGGCTCTAAATCCGGAACCGGGGTTTCGCTTCTCGGCGTTGGCGCCTATTTAATCGCGGTGCGTACCGGTTTGATCTCCGGTGTGCGGGTTCAGTTTCCGGTGTACCGGGGGGCGAAAACGGCCTGTTAGGCGGCATGGCCGTCAAAACCGGCCGGGAAAGAGCTTCGGGAACGGCCGGTTTTATTTTGGCCGATCCCGACGGCGCAATTATACTTAGATCGACCGGACGCTCGTCCTAAACTCCTTATGTCTATTTCGCGGCCTTGCCGCGTGCTTCGGTTCATCCTCATCGAGGGTCTCGCTCCCATGAAAGTTTCCCGCTTCTTTTCGTTCGTCGCCCTCGTCGGGGCGCTGGTCGCATCGACTCCGAGCATGGTCACGGCAGCCGAGCCGAGTTCGAGCCGAGCGTTGAAGCCGGGCCAATACAATCCGGCCAACGAGACCGTCGAATTCTTCGCCGGCATCAAGTCGGGCGAGATCGAAGTCAAGATGATCCATAAGGATGTGGCCCAAGGCAAAGTGTTCATCAAGAACGCCTCCGGCAAGCCGCTGAACGTGAAGCTGCCCGAGACCTTCATCGGCGTGAACGCTCAAATGGGCGGCGGCGGTATGGGTGGTGGTGGCGGAGGCGGCGGCCAAATGTCCGGCGGTGGCGGCATGGGGGGCGGCGGTGGTGGTGCCGGGGGTGCAGGCGGCGGCGGTGGCAACTTCTTCAACGTCGCGGCTGAAAAAGTCGGCGAAGTCCCTTTCGTCAGCGTCTGCCTCGAACACGGCAAGCCCGATCCTCGGGCCGCGATGAAGTATGAGATTCGTCCGCTCGACTCGATCTCGGCGAAGCCCGAACTGCGCGAGACGCTCAAGCTTCTCGGCCAAGGCTCCTTGTCGCAACGCGCCGCTCAAATCTTGGCTTGGCACTACAACTCGAACATGAGCATGGAAGAGTTGGCCGCGAAGCGAATCGAAAACCTCGCCGGCCCGAGCACTCCTTATTTCGAGCCGCAAGAACTTCGCGAAGCCCTGCAAGCGCAGGCCTATATCGTGAAGAAGCTTGAAGAAGCCGAACTGGGGACGACCCCGGTCGTCGTGCCGAAGCTGTAAGCAGCCGACGCGAGTAGGCGAAAACCAAAAAAACGGGCCGCGGCGAGAGACATTCTCGCCGCGGCCTTTTTCGTAGACGCAATACGCAGTCGTTCGGAAGTCCGGCGGACGAAGGCTTGCCCTTCATCTTCATGCCGCGCCTCTATTCCGGCCCCATGTAGTTGCTCTCCATCAGATCGCGGAGCACGAACGTCTTCTTGTCGAACGGCTCGTCGAGCTGCTTGAGGATGCGTTGATACGCTTTGATCAGGTCGACGACTTCGGCCGCCGTCTGATCGTCGATCATGAGGGGGTATTTGTCGAGAATCACCCGCCACCGGCGGA of Planctomycetia bacterium contains these proteins:
- the infC gene encoding translation initiation factor IF-3; this translates as MIGADGAQLGIMNTVDALNQAREAGLDLVEVSPNEKPPVVRVMDFGKFNYQKNKRKNKNVTHQQRLKEIRVRPQTGAHDIDIRVKQARGFLEERDKVLVTLTFRGRELAHIQEGQKILDGIVLQLADVASVEAPSMRQAKRLTCILAPK